A genomic stretch from Malus domestica chromosome 15, GDT2T_hap1 includes:
- the LOC103409541 gene encoding uncharacterized protein isoform X1 yields MNTYDEDVEELEDGLIICTIATAVETYYSKYIHKTPCMNSSQTGNMWLMEVLQGNHVRCYRMFRMNKDVFYRLSNDLQTNYGLKGSRRMSATEILAMFLHMLGYGVKNRLAQERFQHSGETISRYFGAMLDIVCKMAIDIIKPMDSEFRGIPQEIRRDTRYMPYFKDCIGAIDGVHVEASIPPPDQVPYIGRKGIPTQNVMAACNFDMQFTFACAGWEGTAHDTRVFLSVLRNPILNFPKPPNGKYYLVDAGYPQMRGYLGPYKGERYHLPDFRRGAEPTGHKEVFNHTHSSLRSIIERTFGVWKKKWSILRDMPNYPFNKQVKIVIATMALHNYIRRYSERDRHFDDPRDYCEESDSSDDDDEEYRNYEVEGSNEIEALRNRIAASLMNASN; encoded by the exons ATGAACACTTATGATGAAGATGTTGAGGAGTTGGAGGATGGTCTAATTATATGCACTATAGCGACAGCTGTCGAAACATATTACTCAAAATATATCCACAAAACTCCGTGTATGAATTCTTCCCAAACAGGTAATATGTGGTTGATGGAAGTACTACAAGGAAATCATGTGCGATGCTATAGAATGTTTAGGATGAACAAAGATGTCTTTTATAGATTATCCAATGACTTGCAAACTAATTATGGATTGAAAGGTTCACGGAGAATGAGTGCTACTGAAATATTAGCAATGTTCTTGCATATGTTGGGATATGGTGTGAAAAATAGATTAGCGCAAGAGAGATTTCAACATTCTGGTGAGACTATTAGTAGATATTTTGGTGCTATGTTGGATATCGTATGTAAGATGGCAATAGATATTATCAAACCGATGGATTCGGAGTTTCGTGGCATTCCCCAAGAAATAAGGAGAGATACAAGATACATGCCTTATTTTAAG GATTGTATTGGTGCCATAGATGGAGTACATGTTGAGGCTTCAATACCACCTCCGGATCAAGTTCCATACATTGGTAGGAAAGGAATACCAACTCAAAATGTTATGGCTGCATGTAATTTTGACATGCAATTCACATTTGCTTGTGCTGGATGGGAAGGCACTGCACATGATACAAGGGTTTTTCTATCCGTGCTACGAAATCCAATTTTAAACTTTCCTAAGCCTCCAAATG GAAAATATTACTTGGTAGATGCGGGATACCCACAAATGAGAGGTTATTTGGGACCATATAAAGGTGAAAGATATCATCTCCCAGACTTTCGTAGGGGTGCCGAACCAACGGGTCATAAAGAGGTATTCAACCACACACATTCTTCTCTTAGGAGCATCATTGAACGAACTTTTGGGGTATGGAAGAAAAAATGGTCAATTTTAAGGGATATGCCTAATTACCCGTTCAATAAGCAAGTGAAGATTGTCATTGCTACAATGGCTCTTCATAACTACATACGGAGGTATTCTGAACGTGATCGTCATTTTGATGACCCCAGAGACTATTGTGAAGAGAGCG
- the LOC103409541 gene encoding L10-interacting MYB domain-containing protein-like isoform X2, translated as MAKKGASSSNPVATWNAHNISIFCDVCIKEVEAGHRPGTHFDKDGYANIIANFKAETGHDYDRKQLKNKWDALKIEWKLWKELIGKETGLGWNSSKGTVDASEEWWNNKIQINKEYGKLRKKGISPEMEDKLDRMFSNTVATGEHAWAPSSGVLPPESRDESIGQIDLDDEEESETMQDLRQATRKGKKRATNQGDFQKKKVDKKGKKIGGAAKLSGQIDRLVEVYESMSSANSLMRPPHIGCSIAEAIASVAQLPGCEPPSELWLFATCLFCSAEKREVFATMTDPEVQLTWLKYMFNKQQ; from the exons ATGGCAAAGAAGGGGGCATCTTCATCAAATCCTGTGGCTACATGGAATGCCCACAATATATCTATATTTTGTGATGTTTGCATCAAGGAGGTTGAGGCCGGACATCGTCCGGGCACTCACTTTGACAAAGATGGATATGCAAATATTATAGCTAACTTCAAGGCAGAGACAGGGCATGATTATGATAGAAAACAACTAAAAAATAAGTGGGATGCACTTAAAATTGAGTGGAAGTTGTGGAAAGAGCTAATTGGTAAAGAAACTGGCCTAGGGTGGAATTCGAGCAAGGGCACCGTTGATGCCTCTGAGGAGTGGTGGAATAATAAAATTCAG ATAAACAAAGAATATGGAAAATTGCGGAAAAAAGGCATTAGTCCTGAGATGGAGGATAAGTTAGATAGGATGTTCTCGAACACAGTTGCTACCGGTGAACATGCTTGGGCACCTTCATCTGGAGTACTACCACCAGAGTCAAGAGATGAATCTATAGGGCAAATTGATTTAGATGATGAGGAAGAAAGTGAGACCATGCAGGATCTAAGGCAAGCTACTAGGAAGGGGAAAAAAAGAGCGACCAACCAAGGAGATTTTCAAAAGAAGAAGGTTGATAAGAAGGGGAAAAAAATTGGAGGTGCTGCAAAACTTTCTGGTCAAATTGACCGTCTTGTTGAAGTTTATGAAAGTATGAGTTCTGCAAACTCATTGATGAGGCCGCCGCATATAGGCTGTAGTATTGCGGAAGCGATAGCATCTGTTGCACAATTGCCTGGTTGTGAGCCACCTAGCGAGTTATGGTTGTTTGCTACATGTTTATTTTGTAGTGCAGAGAAGCGAGAGGTGTTTGCCACTATGACTGATCCTGAAGTGCAGCTGACTTGGTTGAAATATATGTTCAACAAACAACAATAG
- the LOC139191943 gene encoding zinc finger BED domain-containing protein RICESLEEPER 2-like — protein sequence MGEESDTLFSVYFKEFEEEKDEDGIVAIKGQRRVGPPTGEDWEKAEVFVRFLRVFYEVTLRVSHSLIPTAHTALHDVIKIETAIKNLVPPPNVQTGSPIEVLLKQMATDMRAKYDKYFGSYLQLNNLLVVALILDPRFKLRHVTHLLKKQLLEVDVHLKTKEIRDVLDALYKEYAPRVDGGKHMKVPTPPREPSSTSHVVESFEDDCVDDWIDFVEESEEQVVGDEVDSYLLDPLEKVDKETKGAFKILSWWKTNGCKYPILAAIAKDIFAIQASTVASESAFSTGGRVISDFRSSLTPKSVEALICMHNWMRGDGIITLEDDA from the coding sequence ATGGGGGAGGAAAGTGATACTCTTTTTAGTGTGTACTTCaaagaatttgaagaagaaaaggatgAAGATGGAATAGTTGCTATTAAAGGTCAAAGAAGGGTTGGACCACCAACCGGAGAAGATTGGGAAAAGGCGGAGGTGTTTGTTCGGTTTTTGCGGGTTTTTTATGAGGTGACATTGCGGGTGAGTCATTCTTTGATCCCCACGGCTCATACCGCTCTCCATGATGTTATCAAAATAGAGACGGCTATCAAGAATTTGGTTCCCCCACCCAATGTGCAAACCGGTTCACCAATAGAGGTACTTTTGAAGCAAATGGCAACCGACATGAGAGCAAAGTATGACAAATATTTtggttcttatcttcaattgaaCAATTTGCTAGTGGTTGCTCTTATTTTAGatccaaggttcaagttaaGGCATGTCACTCATCTCCTTAAAAAGCAATTATTAGAAGTTGATGTTCATTTGAAAACTAAGGAGATAAGAGATGTGTTGGATGCTCTTTACAAAGAATATGCCCCAAGGGTTGATGGGGGGAAGCATATGAAGGTCCCCACACCTCCTCGAGAGCCTTCTTCTACTTCACATgttgttgaatcctttgaaGATGATTGTGTAGATGATTGGATTGATTTTGTAGAAGAGAGTGAGGAGCAAGTGGTGGGAGATGAGGTGGATTCATATTTGTTGGATCCTTTGGAGAAGGTGGACAAAGAAACCAAGGGTGCTTTTAAAATTCTTTCATGGTGGAAGACCAATGGTTGCAAGTATCCTATATTGGCGGCCATTGCAAAAGACATATTTGCTATTCAAGCATCTACCGTGGCTTCAGAGAGTGCTTTTAGTACCGGGGGAAGAGTAATTTCGGATTTTAGGAGTTCTTTAACTCCTAAATCGGTGGAGgccttaatttgcatgcataatTGGATGAGAGGTGATGGTATTATCACCTTAGAAGATGATGCATAA